Genomic segment of Arthrobacter antioxidans:
GGCCCGCATCACCGCGACGGTCCTCGCGGCCCTCAACGTGCTGGTGACCGTCGGCGGCCTGCTGCTCCTGCCGCTTGCCAACCAGGCCGTCGAGGCCTCGGGCCAGGAAGCGGTGCCGGTCTCCGGTCTGTCGATCACACTCAGTGTGATCGTCCTGCTCCTGGGCGTGGCGGGCGTCGTCCTGACCTACCTGAAGCCGGCGCGGCCGTACTTCGCCCCGCAGAAGCTCGGGTACTGAGGGCGCGGGCGCTCGTACCCCCGCCTACTGGGCGCGGGAGACCGGACCGAGGTCCGGCTCCTGCGCCCTTTGTGCGTGGTAGGCCAGGATCTGGAGCTCGGTGGACATGTCCACCTTGCGCAGCTGGACGTGCGGCGGTACCTGCAGCACCACGGGCGCGAAGCTGAGGATGCTGGAGATCCCGGCCGCGACGAGGCGGTCGCACAGCTCCTGGGCGACCGCCGCGGGAACCGCGAGCACCGCCATGTTGGTGCGGGTGCGCTCCAGCACCGCCTCGAGGTCGTCGACCGCACTGACCCGGAGGTAGCCCACCTCGGACCCGACGACCAGCTGGTCGGCGTCGAAGAGCGCCACGATCTCGAACCCGCGCGAGCCGAACCCCGAGTAGCCGGCGAGGGCCCGTCCGAGGTTGCCCGCGCCGAGGATCGCGACGCGCCAGTCGAGCGTGAGCCCGAGGGCCACCGAGATCTGCCGGTTGAGGTACTGCACGTCGTACCCGACGCCCCGGGTGCCGTAGGACCCGAGGTAGGAGAGGTCCTTGCGGAGTTTGGGCGAGTTCACTCCGGCGGCATCCGCGAGTTCCTCGGAGGACACCCGTTCGATGCCCTCGGCGAGCAGGGAATTCAGCGCCCGCAGGTAGATGGTGAGACGCGCGACCGATGCGGGAGGGATGTGGCGCGCCGCATCGTCCACGGGGTGAAGGCCTGGCATGTCCGGCGTTGTCACTGTCATCGGCTCCGTTGCTAGCACCGCCGCGCCCGGTCCGGGAGCTGCGGTTCCGGGGTCCCTCGGCATCGGGGGCGGAAGTACCACCCACTGTATGCCGACGACGCGGGGCCTCCAAGCCGGGCGGCGAGCATCGTGGGGGGAACGGAGGGGCGGCCGGTCGGGGCCCCTCAGGCGCCCGCCAGCAGCCGCCTCAGCCTCGCCTCGTCGATCGACCAGAAGTCCCGCTGGACGCCGTCGATGAACAGGACGGGCAGTTCCTCCGCGAAGCGTGCACCGAGCGCGGGGACCTCGGCGGCGCTCACCTCGCGCCAGCCCAGGCCGAGGTCGTCGGTCACCCGCCGCACCACGGCGCGGGCATCCTCGCAGAGATGACACCCGGGCCGGGTGAGGAGCACCACGCCGGTGCCGGGCATCTCCGCAGGGGTTTGCATCCCTCCACGGTACTGCGCCCGTGCGGTGCCGGCAGCAGCGGCAGGAGATGCCGTCGAGCGGCGGGGCCGAAGAACTAGACTCGGAGCATGCCGGACGCCGCCCGGGTCACGCACCCCATCCTCCAGCCTTCGGCGACCGTCGCGGGCGAAGCAGCCTTCTTCGACGTGGACAACACGCTGATGCGCGGCGCCAGCCTGTTCCATGTGGGCCGCAAGATGTACCAGCGCAAGGCCTTCACGCTGCGCTTCGCCGCGGGCCTGGCCTGGAAGCAGCTCCGCTTCATCATGCGCGGCGAGACGATGACGGACGTGAACTCGGTGCGCGACGCCGCCCTCGCCTTCGCCATCGGGATCGCCCACGAGGACATCCTGGCCCTGGGCGAGGAGGTCTACGACGAGATGATCGCCTCGAAGATCTGGCCCGGCGCGCGCGCCCTGGCCGAACAGCACCTGACCTCGCACCGGCAGGTCTGGCTGGTGACCGGCACCCCCGTGGAGGTGGCCGGCGTGATCGCGAGCCGCCTCGGGCTCACCGGGGCCCTCGGCACCGTGGGGGAGGTCGCCGACGGCCTCTACACCGGCAAACTGGTCGGCGAGTTCCTCCACGGGCCGGCCAAGGCCGTCGCGGTGCTGGAACTGGCGCAGCGGGAGAACCTGGACCTCTCGCGGTGCTGGGGCTACAGCGACTCCTACAACGACATCCCGCTGCTGACCGCCGTCGGGCATCCGGTGGCCATCAACCCGGACGCCCGGCTCCGCCGCCATGCCCGGGCGAACAACTGGCCCGTCTACGACTTCCGCAGCGGACGGCGGGCCGCGACCCTGGGCCTGCGCGCGGCCACCGTCGTCGGATCCGTCTACGGGCTGTGGCGCGGGTACTCACGGTTCAGGAGCCACTGACCCCGGACGGGCCGGGAGCCCGGCCGACGACGGAGAGTCCGCCAGACGACGACGGCCCGGCTTCCACGCCGAGAAGGCGGGAATCCGGGCCGGTCGGCACGCTCCGGCTCTGGGCCGGGCGCCTGCCTACTTCTTGTTGCGGCGCTGGTGACGGGTCTTGCGAAGCAGCTTGCGGTGCTTCTTCTTTGCCATACGCTTGCGGCGCTTCTTGATTACTGAACCCATAGAGTCCTCACAAACTGTTGTGTTGCCAGGTCGGACCGCGGCGAAGAGCCTCGGGGCACACCCTGGTGATGACGAAAGGCGCGTGCCTGGTGGCAGTTGCCCGTTTGATGCAATAAGTCGAGCAGGCTCGAAACCCGCCCAAAACGCTCCTTAACAGGGTACATCCGTTTGCGGACCCCACGGACGACCGGCGATCAGGCGGTCTCGGACTGCCCGTCGACCTGCGCCCGGCGGAGGAAGTCCTCCACCGCGGACTCGGGGACACGGTAGGAGCGGCCGAACTGGACGGCCGGCAACTCTCCTGCGTGCACGAGCCTGTACACGGTCATCTTCGACACGCGCATGAGTCCCGCCACTTCCGCGACCGTCAGGAACTGCACATCCGAGACGTTGTTCCCGTCTGCCATCTCACCACTATTCCTTTGCATGGAGGCTTGCACGTCACCCTGGGACCGGTGCCGGAGAGCTACCGGCGGGTGACCGTTCGGCGTGTCGCCTTGAAGCAAAAGGATAATCCGCCTAAGGAGTCATTCTAGGGGCAGATGTGACTGGAGTGAAAGACGGCCGACCCGCCGGACCTACGACGACGGATCGCGGCGCCGGCGCAGTTGGGACAGCAGGTCTGCCGCGCGTTCCGCCGCCCGACCCATGGTCCGGCCCATCGGGGGACGCGGTGCGTCCGGCCCGCCGGACACCGGAGGTGCCACCAGGACCGCGGCGGCCAGCGCCGTCTTGTCCTCGGTGCTCGGCGCAGCGGTCGTCTCCGGCTCGAGCACCGCGACGACGTCCGCCACCGTCATCACCTCGGCGGACTGCTCCTCCGGACGGGCACCCCCGGAGGCCGCAGCGGGGACCGGGTCCGCGCTCGGCTCGAACCCGGCGAGCCAGTCGCGCACCAGGCCGAGCGGCGCGGTGTCCAGCGAGTAGTAGCGTTTCTGCCCCTGCGCCCGCATGCTCACCAAGCCCGCCTCCCGCAGCACCTTCAGGTGCTTCGACACCGTCGGCTGGCTGACCTGCAGTTGGATCACGAGCTCCCCCACCGCCTTGTCGCCGTCGCGCAGGTTCTCGAGGATCTGCCTGCGCGTTCCTTCGGCGATGACGGCGAATACATCATCGATTCCCATTCGCCCACCCTAGCGACATATACGCCACGCGGCATCCTGACGCGATCGGCGGGTCACGGTCAGTCGAACCAGGGGTCCAGTCCGTGGAGCGGGAACAGGGCCTTCCGGGTCGCCATCACCGTCCGGTCGAGGTCGTCGTTGGGGTCGTAGCCGATCTCCCACGAGCGCCACCAGATGTCCGCGCCGTCGCCCATCAGGCGGGGCGCCTCGACGCCGTGCCGTTCCAGCACGTACTCCCGCCAGACGGCCGGGACGGGCGTCGCCGGGCCCATCGGTGCGCCGGCGGCCACCGCGACGAGCAACGACCACGACCGCGGCACCACGCTCGCCAGGGCGTAGCCGCCTCCCCCGGTCGCGATCCACCGCCCCCCGCACAGGCGGTCCGCCAGTTCCCGGACGCCCAGCATCAGCGCGTGCTGGGCGTCGACACTGACCCGCAGGTTCGTGAGGGGGTCCTCACGGTGGGAATCACAGCCGTGCTGGCTCACGACGACCTCGGGCGCGAAGGCCCCGGCGAGCTGCGGCACGACGGCGTGGAAGGCCCGCAGTACCGCGGCGTCGCCGGCGACGGTGGGCAGCGCGACATTCACCGCGTACCCCTCCGCCCCTGGCCCCCCGGTCTCGCTGGCGAAGCCTGTGCCCGGGAAGAGGCTCATGCCCGTCTCGTGCAGCGAGATCGTCATGACGCGGGGGTCGTCCCAGAAGATGCTCTGGGTCCCGTCACCGTGGTGTGCGTCGACGTCGATGTAGAGGACGCGCTGGACGCCGCGGTCGAGCAGTCGCTGGATGGAGGCCGCGGCGTCGTTGTAGATGCAGAAGCCGCTGGCCCTGGAGCGGGCCGCGTGGTGCATGCCGCCGCCGAAGTTGACGGCCCTGACCGCGGAACCCCGGAGGATCGCCTCGGCGGCATCGAGCGACCCGCCGGCGAGCCGGGCACTGGCCTCGTGCATCCCCGCGAAGGCGGGCGTGTCCTCCGTGCCGAGGCCACGGGCGGCATCCGAGGTGTCCGGGTTGCTGCTGACCTGGCGGACCGCCCTGATGTAGTCCGGGCTGTGGACCGCCGCCAGGTCCTCGTCCGAGGCCACGCCGGGAGCGGCGACCGTCACGCCGTCGAGGTCCAGCAGTCCGCAGTCCCGCGCGAGCCGGGCCGTCAGATGCAGCCGCTCCGGGTTCATGGGGTGCTGGCCGCCGAAGTTGTAGGCCAGCATCGACTCGTCCCAGGCGACCTGGAGGGGCACCGCCGACCTTGAGTGCGTAGACATTCCTGAAAGGCTACGCGATGCGCGATATTCCGACGACGCACGCCGGTGAGATGCTTTACTACTGCAAGGGACAAATCAGGCTTGGTTACGCGCCGATGCGGCGGATGGACCAGCGGACAGGGCAGAGCGGACGTCAATGGTAGGTCAACAGCCGCGATGGCTGACGGACGATCGCCGCGGGTACATCAGGCTGCTGGCCTCGATCCGCGACTTCGCCGACTCCTTCGCCAACAGTTCACCCGCACGCCTGGCCCTCTTCATCTTCACCGCCGTGATCCTGGTGTTCACCGCACTGCTGAGCCTGCCGATGTCCGCCAGCAGCGGCACCGTGACCCCTCTGCACGATGCCTTCTTCACGGCGGTGTCCGCCGTGTGCGTCACGGGCCTCACCGTGGTGTCCACGGCCACCCACTGGTCCTTCTTCGGCCAGTTCGTGATCTTGCTCGGCATCTTCATCGGTGGGCTCGGCACGCTCACGCTGGCCTCGCTGCTCGCGCTGATCGTGAGCAAGCGGCTCGGGGTGCGCGGCAAGCTGCTGGCCCAGGAGGCGCTCAACAATGCGAGCCGCCTCGGCGAGATCGGCACGCTCCTGCGGATCGTCATCACGACGTCGGTGGTGATCGAGATCGTCCTGGCCGTCGTGCTCATCCCGCGCTTCATGCTCCTGGGGGAGCCCTGGTGGCAGGCGCTCTGGCACGGCATCTTCTACTCCATCTCCGCCTTCAACAACGCCGGCTTCACCCCCCACAGCGACGGCCTGGTCCCGTACGAGACGGACCCGTGGATCCTGACCCCGCTCATGGTCGGGGTGTTCCTCGGGAGCCTCGGCTTCCCGGTGATCATGGTCCTCGTGCAGGTGCGCCACCGCTTCAGCAAATGGACGCTGCACGCCAAGCTCACGGTGTCCGTGTCGCTGATCCTGCTCGTGGCGGGGACGTTCGCCTGGGGCTTCCTCGAATGGGAGAACCCCGACACCATCGGCACCCTGAGCGTCACGGACCGGGTGATCCATGCCCTCTTCGCCTCGGTCATGACCCGCTCCGGCGGGTTCAACCTCGTGGACCAGAATGACATGACGACGACGACGATGCTCCTGACGGACGCCCTCATGTTCGCCGGCGGGGGGTCCGCGTCCACGGCCGGCGGCATCAAGGTGACCACCATCGCGGTCATGTTCCTCGCCATCGTGGCCGAGGCCCGCGGCGACTCCGATGTCCGGGCCTGGGGCCGGACCATCCCCTCCGGTGTCATGCGTGTCGCGATCTCCGTGATCTTCATGGGCGCCACCCTCGTCCTGATCGGGAGCGGCCTGCTCCTCCGTATGACGGACGAGCCGCTCGACAAGGTGGTCTTCGAGGTCATCTCCGCCTTCGCGACCTGCGGCCTCAGCACCAACCTGAGCGCCGAGCTGCCACCCGAAGGAAAATACGTCCTGTCCGCCCTGATGTTCGCCGGGCGCATGGGCACCATCACCCTCGCCTCGGCCCTCGCGCTGAGGCAACGCAGCACGCTGTACCGCTACCCCGACGAGAGGCCGATCATTGGCTGAAAGACCCGCCCACAACGCACCCGTCCTCGTGATCGGCCTCGGCCGGTTCGGCGCGGCCACCGCGGAACAGCTCGTCCGCCAGGGACGGGAGGTCCTCGCGATCGAACGGGACCCGCAGCTCGTGCAGAAGTTCTCGGGCATCCTCACCCACGTGGTCGAGGCCGACGCGACGAACCTCGACGCCCTCCGCCAGCTCGGCGCCCAGGAGTTCTCCGCCGCCGTGGTGGGGGTGGGCACCTCGATCGAATCGAGCGTGCTGATCACCGCCAACCTCGTGGACCTCGGCATCGACCACCTGTGGGTCAAGGCCATCACGCCCTCGCACGGCAAGATCCTCAAGCGCATCGGCGCCAACCATGTGATCTACCCGGAGGCGGATGCCGGCCAGCGCGCCGCGCACCTCGTCGGCGGCCGCATGCTGGACTTCATCGAGTTCGACGACGGCTTCGCGATCGTGAAGATGTACCCGCCGAAGGAGACCCAGGGCTTCACGCTCGCGGAGTCCTCGGTGCGGTCGAAGTACGGCGTCACCGTGGTCGGCGTGAAGTCGCCGGGCGAGGACTTCACCTACGCGCGCCCCGACACCAAGGTGTCCAGCCGCGACATGCTCATCGTGTCCGGGCACGTGGACCTGCTGGAGCGTTTTGCCGGCCGCCCCTGACCGCACGGAGGAGACCGGGGCGCCGGTGCGGCGCAGGCGCAGCTCCGGCGGGTCCCGCCGTCGGACATCCACCCCCGCCGCGCGGTCGGCGGTCGGCCGGTGGGCCGCCGGGCTCGGCGGCGCCCTCGTGCTCGCCGTCGTCCTGCTGGCCGCCGGGATCCACGGCCTGGACCTGTCGGTGTACCGCGAGGGGGCCCTCGCCCTGACCGGCCGCGCAGGCGGGAAGGACCTGTACGACGACGCCCTGATCCAGACCGACACGCGCGGCCTGCCCTTCACCTACCCGCCCTTCGCCGCCCTCCTCTTCGTGCCCCTCGCGCTCGTCCCGGAGGCCCTCGCCCTCGGGATCGTGACCGCCCTGACGTGCGCGTGCCTCGTGGGCGTGGCGTTCGTCGTCGTCCGCTACCTGCGCGCGGCGGGCGTGGTGTCGGGGGCGGGGACACGTGCCGGCTGGCGGGGTCCGGCCGCCGTGCTCGCCGCCGTGCTGCTCATCGGCGTCAGCGGGCCGTGGCGTGAGGGCCTCGGATTCGGCCAGATCAACGCCCTGCTGATGGTGCTGATCCTCGCCGACCTGCTGCGCTCCACCAGGCTTCCCTCGGGCGTGCTCATCGGGATCGCCGCCGGGATCAAGCTGACGCCCCTCGCGTTCGGCCTAGTGTTCCTCGCACGCCGTGATTGGCGGTCCCTGGCGTGGCTGGCGGCGTCCTTCACCGGGACGGTGGCCGCGGGCTGGTTCCTCGCGCCCCGCGAGTCGGCGATCTTCTGGCTGGACGCGCTCTTCGACGCCTCGCGGGTGGGGGCGACGGCCGATCTCTACAACGTGTCCCTGAACTCGATCGTGGCGCAGTCGGGCCTGGCCGAGGACCTGCAGCGGCCCGTGTGGGTCGTGGCGTCCCTGGCGGTCGTCGCGGTCGGCTACCTGGCGATCCGCCGGGCGGACGACGACGGCGACCCCGTGCGGGCCATCGCCGCGAACGCCGTCGTCATGCTCGCGATCTCACCCATCTCGTGGTTCCACCACTGGGTGTGGATCGCCCTCGTGTTCCCGGCCGGCTGGGTCCTCGCCCGGCAGCAGGCGGGCGCACCGCGCGCGGCGGGCCGGGCGCTGCTCGCGCTCCTGGTGCCTGTGATGGTGTTCTCCTCGATCACCGTCACCCTCACGCTCACCGGCGCGGTCTCCGGCGAGGGGCCGCTACCGCTCCGGCTCTTCACCGCCCTCGGCGTGGTCCTGCCCGTCGCGCTGCTGGTCCTGTGGTCGCTCCGTCCCGTCAGTCGGCCGGGCCCGTCAGTTCCCGGGTGATCTCCGCCGCGCGGGCCGTGGCGGCGCGGGCGCCGTCCGCGACGATGCCGGGAAGGCCCAGCTCCTCGAAGGCCTCGATGGCGCTCTGCGTGGTCCCGTTGGGGCTGGTGACGGCGCGGCGGAGGGCGGCGGCGTCCGCGCCCTCCTCGGCGAGCATGAAGCCCGCGCCCGCGACGGTCTCCCTGGCGATCAGCGCGGCCAGGCCGGCGTCGAGGCCCAGACCGACGCCGGCGGCGGCCATCGCCTCCGCCAGGTAGAACGCGTACGCCGGCCCGGACCCGCTGACGGCGGAGAGGGCGTCCACCTGGTCCTCGGGGATCTCGACGACCGTCCCGGCGGACGCCAGGAGCTCCCGGGCCTGCGCCATCTGCTCGGGGCCGGCCGCGGTCCCGGCGGAGATCGAGAGCACACCCCTGCCGAGCCGCGACGGGGTGTTGGGCATCGACCGGATGACGGGTTGCCCCTCGGGGAGGACGGCCTCGATCATCGCGATCGTCACGGCCGCGGCGACGCTGAGGACGAGGGCGGTCGGCTTCAGGGACGATCCGATCCCGCGGGCGAG
This window contains:
- a CDS encoding redox-sensing transcriptional repressor Rex, with product MPGLHPVDDAARHIPPASVARLTIYLRALNSLLAEGIERVSSEELADAAGVNSPKLRKDLSYLGSYGTRGVGYDVQYLNRQISVALGLTLDWRVAILGAGNLGRALAGYSGFGSRGFEIVALFDADQLVVGSEVGYLRVSAVDDLEAVLERTRTNMAVLAVPAAVAQELCDRLVAAGISSILSFAPVVLQVPPHVQLRKVDMSTELQILAYHAQRAQEPDLGPVSRAQ
- a CDS encoding glutaredoxin family protein — its product is MQTPAEMPGTGVVLLTRPGCHLCEDARAVVRRVTDDLGLGWREVSAAEVPALGARFAEELPVLFIDGVQRDFWSIDEARLRRLLAGA
- a CDS encoding HAD family hydrolase → MPDAARVTHPILQPSATVAGEAAFFDVDNTLMRGASLFHVGRKMYQRKAFTLRFAAGLAWKQLRFIMRGETMTDVNSVRDAALAFAIGIAHEDILALGEEVYDEMIASKIWPGARALAEQHLTSHRQVWLVTGTPVEVAGVIASRLGLTGALGTVGEVADGLYTGKLVGEFLHGPAKAVAVLELAQRENLDLSRCWGYSDSYNDIPLLTAVGHPVAINPDARLRRHARANNWPVYDFRSGRRAATLGLRAATVVGSVYGLWRGYSRFRSH
- a CDS encoding 30S ribosomal protein bS22 produces the protein MGSVIKKRRKRMAKKKHRKLLRKTRHQRRNKK
- a CDS encoding helix-turn-helix domain-containing protein, with protein sequence MADGNNVSDVQFLTVAEVAGLMRVSKMTVYRLVHAGELPAVQFGRSYRVPESAVEDFLRRAQVDGQSETA
- a CDS encoding ArsR/SmtB family transcription factor, which produces MGIDDVFAVIAEGTRRQILENLRDGDKAVGELVIQLQVSQPTVSKHLKVLREAGLVSMRAQGQKRYYSLDTAPLGLVRDWLAGFEPSADPVPAAASGGARPEEQSAEVMTVADVVAVLEPETTAAPSTEDKTALAAAVLVAPPVSGGPDAPRPPMGRTMGRAAERAADLLSQLRRRRDPSS
- a CDS encoding acetoin utilization protein AcuC, giving the protein MSTHSRSAVPLQVAWDESMLAYNFGGQHPMNPERLHLTARLARDCGLLDLDGVTVAAPGVASDEDLAAVHSPDYIRAVRQVSSNPDTSDAARGLGTEDTPAFAGMHEASARLAGGSLDAAEAILRGSAVRAVNFGGGMHHAARSRASGFCIYNDAAASIQRLLDRGVQRVLYIDVDAHHGDGTQSIFWDDPRVMTISLHETGMSLFPGTGFASETGGPGAEGYAVNVALPTVAGDAAVLRAFHAVVPQLAGAFAPEVVVSQHGCDSHREDPLTNLRVSVDAQHALMLGVRELADRLCGGRWIATGGGGYALASVVPRSWSLLVAVAAGAPMGPATPVPAVWREYVLERHGVEAPRLMGDGADIWWRSWEIGYDPNDDLDRTVMATRKALFPLHGLDPWFD
- a CDS encoding TrkH family potassium uptake protein; this encodes MVGQQPRWLTDDRRGYIRLLASIRDFADSFANSSPARLALFIFTAVILVFTALLSLPMSASSGTVTPLHDAFFTAVSAVCVTGLTVVSTATHWSFFGQFVILLGIFIGGLGTLTLASLLALIVSKRLGVRGKLLAQEALNNASRLGEIGTLLRIVITTSVVIEIVLAVVLIPRFMLLGEPWWQALWHGIFYSISAFNNAGFTPHSDGLVPYETDPWILTPLMVGVFLGSLGFPVIMVLVQVRHRFSKWTLHAKLTVSVSLILLVAGTFAWGFLEWENPDTIGTLSVTDRVIHALFASVMTRSGGFNLVDQNDMTTTTMLLTDALMFAGGGSASTAGGIKVTTIAVMFLAIVAEARGDSDVRAWGRTIPSGVMRVAISVIFMGATLVLIGSGLLLRMTDEPLDKVVFEVISAFATCGLSTNLSAELPPEGKYVLSALMFAGRMGTITLASALALRQRSTLYRYPDERPIIG
- a CDS encoding potassium channel family protein, whose protein sequence is MAERPAHNAPVLVIGLGRFGAATAEQLVRQGREVLAIERDPQLVQKFSGILTHVVEADATNLDALRQLGAQEFSAAVVGVGTSIESSVLITANLVDLGIDHLWVKAITPSHGKILKRIGANHVIYPEADAGQRAAHLVGGRMLDFIEFDDGFAIVKMYPPKETQGFTLAESSVRSKYGVTVVGVKSPGEDFTYARPDTKVSSRDMLIVSGHVDLLERFAGRP
- a CDS encoding glycosyltransferase 87 family protein, coding for MPAAPDRTEETGAPVRRRRSSGGSRRRTSTPAARSAVGRWAAGLGGALVLAVVLLAAGIHGLDLSVYREGALALTGRAGGKDLYDDALIQTDTRGLPFTYPPFAALLFVPLALVPEALALGIVTALTCACLVGVAFVVVRYLRAAGVVSGAGTRAGWRGPAAVLAAVLLIGVSGPWREGLGFGQINALLMVLILADLLRSTRLPSGVLIGIAAGIKLTPLAFGLVFLARRDWRSLAWLAASFTGTVAAGWFLAPRESAIFWLDALFDASRVGATADLYNVSLNSIVAQSGLAEDLQRPVWVVASLAVVAVGYLAIRRADDDGDPVRAIAANAVVMLAISPISWFHHWVWIALVFPAGWVLARQQAGAPRAAGRALLALLVPVMVFSSITVTLTLTGAVSGEGPLPLRLFTALGVVLPVALLVLWSLRPVSRPGPSVPG
- the proC gene encoding pyrroline-5-carboxylate reductase, with the translated sequence MTTPGAPRIAFLGCGSMNESILAGLLAAGLDPRRVTATVRRTGRAEELRQRHGVTALATTDDGAANTTAVRDADVVILGVKPAGTVALARGIGSSLKPTALVLSVAAAVTIAMIEAVLPEGQPVIRSMPNTPSRLGRGVLSISAGTAAGPEQMAQARELLASAGTVVEIPEDQVDALSAVSGSGPAYAFYLAEAMAAAGVGLGLDAGLAALIARETVAGAGFMLAEEGADAAALRRAVTSPNGTTQSAIEAFEELGLPGIVADGARAATARAAEITRELTGPAD